The nucleotide window CGGAGTGGACGAGGGTCGAACCCGCGAAGTCGTAGAAGCCCATGGCGTCGAGGAACCCGCCGCCCCACTTCCAGGAGCCGGCGATCGTGTACACGAGGGCAACGAAGATCGTCGAGAAGATCATGAAGGCGGGGAGCTTGATGCGCTCGGCGACCGCGCCCGACACGATCGTCGCGCAGGTCGCGGCAAACATCCCCTGGAAGAGGAAGTCGGTCCAGTACGTGTAGCCGCCGTCCGCGTACGCCGTCGTCATCCCGTCCGCGGGGGGGGTGAGGCCGAAGCCGGCGAAGCCGAAGTATCCGTTGAATTCGCCAGGGTACATGAGGTTGAAGCCGACCGCGTAGTACGTGAGAAGGCCGCAGCAGATCACGAATACGTTCTTGAACAGAATATTCGTGGTGTTCTTGGCGCGCGTCAGCCCGGTTTCGACGGACGCGAAACCGAGATGCATGATGAATACGAGCGCCGTGGCCAGCATCATCCAGACGTTGTTGGCCACAAACTGACCCGCCGACACGCCGTCATCGGCCATCGCCAGAGTCGGGACAAGGAGCCCAAGGGCTCCCAGTGCGAAACTATTCTTGTAGATTTTCTTCATTGGTATGGACCTCCCGGCTTTGGGAACTGATGGGTTCAGATTGCGTGCGCGCCGCGTTCGCCGGTGCGAATGCGTACGGCATCGTCGATGCTGAGAATGAAGATCTTTCCGTCGCCGATGCGCCCGGTGGCGGCCGCCGTGCGAATGGTCTCGGCGATCGCGGGAACGTTGTCGTCGTCGACGAGAAGTTCGAGCTTCACCTTCGGCAGGAAGTCCACGACGTACTCGGCGCCGCGGTAGAGCTCGCTATGTCCGCGTTGCCGACCGAAGCCTTTGACTTCGGAAATGGTCATGCCTTCGACGCCCTCCTTAGTCAGCGCTTCTTTCACTTCGTCGAGCTTAAACGGCTTGATAATGGCTTCGATCTTTTTCATCCCAGACTCCTTACGGTGGGCGCCGCCTTGTAGGGGCGCCTGTGGAGCCTGGATTCAGCAATGCCCGTGCCGCGGGGGGCGGGTGTTCCCATGTGGCGTTTCGGGCACCCGGGAGGGATTGCCTGCTCACAGGACGGGCGGATGCCTGATTTTTGAACAGCAATCGCTCGGCACGACCGTGGAGAGCAGAGCACGCGTGCTCATTGGCGCGCCTGCGGGGCGGTTGCTACCCTTCCACCCCGGATGTCGGCCGAGCTTTCGAAGGCGTACGCACCCAACGAGGTCGAGGATCGTTGGGCCAAGAAGTGGGTGAAGGAAGGGTTTTTCGTCGCGGACGCGGCGGCTCCCGGAGACGCGTTCTCGATGGTGATCCCACCACCGAACGTGACCGGGCACCTCCACTTGGGCCACGCGCTGAACAACACGATCCAGGACGTGTTGCTGCGCTACAAGAAGATGGACGGCTTCAACACGCTCTGGGTGCCCGGCACCGACCACGCGTCGATCGCGACCCAGAACGTCGTCGAGCGACAGCTCGCCGCGCAGGGCACCGATCGCCACACGCTGGGCCGTGAGGCCTTCCTCGACAAGACGTTCGCCTGGAAGAACGAGGTCGCTCCCTACATCATCTCGCAACTCCAGCGGCTCGGGGCCTCGTGTGATTGGACGCGTGAGCGCTTCACGATGGACGAGGGCCTCTCGCGAGCCGTCAGGGAGGTGTTCGTTCGGCTCCACGAAGAGGGGCTGGTCTACCGCGGTCGGCGCCTGATCAACTGGTGCTGTCGCTGCGGCACCGCGCTCTCCGACATCGAGGTCGAGCACCAGGACACCGAGGGGAGCCTCTGGCACCTGCGGTACCCGCTCTCGGACGGCAGTGGCCATGTGACCGTGGCAACGACGCGTCCTGAGACGATGCTCGGCGACACGGCTGTCGCCGTGCACCCCGAGGACGACCGATACGCGGGCCTTGTGGGCAAGACGATTCGTCTCCCGATCCTCGATCGCGAGATCCCGATCATCGCCGACGAGTACGTGGACAAGGAGTTCGGCTCGGGGGCGGTGAAGATCACGCCTGCGCACGACTTCAACGACTTCGACGTCGGGAGTCGGCACGACCTCCCGCAGATCTCCGTGATCGACGAGCAGGGCCGGATGACCGACGAGGCCGGGCCGTACGCCGGGCTCGACCGCGCCGAGTGCCGCACGAAGATCGTTGCCGCGTTCGAGGCCGACGGTGTTCTCGACCACGAAGAGCCGCACGCTCTGGCCGCGAGCGTTTGCTACCGCTGCCGCGAAGTGGTGGAGCCGTTGCTCTCGCTGCAGTGGTTCGTGCGGGCGAAGCCTCTTGCGCAACCGGCAATGCAGGCGGTCCGCGACGGACGTACGAAGTTCTATCCCGAGCACTGGGAGCGCACGTACTTCGCGTGGCTCGAGAATATCCGCGACTGGTGCGTCTCCCGTCAGCTGTGGTGGGGGCACCGGATACCCGCATGGTACTGCGACGCCTGCGGTGAGGATTCCGTTCTCGTCCTCCGCGAAGAGCCGAGCGCCTGTCCGACCTGCGACGGCGAACTCCGCCAGGACGAAGACGTGCTCGACACGTGGTTCTCGAGTGGGCTTTGGCCGTTCTCGACCCTCGGGTGGCCCGATGCGACGCCCGAGCTGCAGAAGTACTACCCGACGCAGGTCCTCGTCACCGGGTTCGACATCATCTTCTTCTGGGTCGCCCGGATGATGATGTTCGGTCTCAAGTTCACCGGCGAGGTCCCGTTCCGCGACGTTTACGTCCACGGCCTCGTGCGCGACGAGTACGGCGACAAGATGAGCAAGAGCAAAGGGAACGTCCGCGACCCGCTCGAGCTCCTCGCGACCTACGGCACGGATGCGCTGCGCTTTACGTTGGTCGCGCAGTCGGCCATGGGCCGCGACATCCGCCTTTCCCTGGAGCGAATCGATGGGAACCGGGCTTTTGCGAACAAAGTCTGGAATGCGGCGCGCTTCACGCACATGCATCTCGACGACTACGATCCGGCGGCCGAGCGTCTCGTCGGGGGCCCGGCGGAGCGTTGGATTCGCACTCGACTCTCGCGGGCTATCGAGGAGTTCCGCGCTGCGCTCGACGGCTATCGGTTCAACGACGCCGCGACGACGATCTACCGATTCCTCTGGAATGAGTTCTGCGACTGGTACGTCGAACTCGCGAAGCTCTCTCTGAACGGCGACGACGCCGACGCGCGTCGCGCTGCCCAGCAGACGCTCGTGGACGTCCTCGACGCGTCGTTGCGGTTGATGCACCCGCTGATGCCGTTTCTCACCGAGGAGGTCTGGCTTTCGCTGCCTCGGGTCGGCGAGCCGCCGGCCAGTGTGGTTCTGACGCCATTTCCGAAGGCCGACGACTTCGCCCGGGACGAGGCCTCCGAGCAGGGTGTGGAGCAACTCATCGCCGTGGTCCGAGCTCTGCGTACGCTTCGGTCGGAGTTGGGCGTGAAGCCGAAGCAGGAGATCGAGGTCCAGGTGGCCGAGGTGGCTGCGGGCTCGTGGGGCGGGGTTGAATCCTTCCGGAGCGCGATCGGATCCCTCGCGCGGGTGGGATCGATGGGGCAGATCGAAGGCGCTGAACGTCCCAAGGGTGCCGCGGTCGCGGTCGCCGGGGGCGTCGAGATGTACGTCCCGATCGCGGGCCTCGTCGACGTCGCCGCCGAACGGGAGCGCCTCGCGAAGGAGATTCAGCGCGTCGAGAAGGATCTCGGTGCGGTTCTCAAGAAGCTCGGGAACGAGTCGTTCATCGCACGGGCCCCGGACGAGATTGTGCAGAAAGAGCGCGGCAAGGCCGCCGAGCTCGAAAGCCGGCGGGACCTGCTGGCGCGTGGGCTCGAGCGTCTCGCCGAGGTTCAGTCGTGAGTCGCGAACTCGGCTCGGGCGTCGATCCGTTCGAGCATCCGAGTACCGGGGCGCTGATCGCGGCGGCGCTCGCCGAGGATGTCGGGCGCGGAGACGTCACGAGTCTGGTGACGATTCCGCCCGCAGACGCTGGTGCGGCAAGGCTCGTAGCGCGCGAGGATTGCGTCGTCGCCGGCCTGCCGCTGATCGAGCGGATCTACGGCGCGCTGGTGGGGCCCGGTGTCGTTTCCGTAAATCTGCGCGTTCGCGAGGGCGCGTCGGTCAAAGCGGGGCGGGCTCTCGCGGAGCTTCGTGGGCCACTGGCGACGATCCTTACGGGCGAGCGACTCGCCCTGAACTTCCTTCAGCAGCTCTGCGGAACGGCGACCGTCACGAGCCGCTTCGTCGATGCGGTCGAGGGCACCGGCGCCGAGATTCTCGACACGCGCAAGACGATCCCGGGCCTCCGTCTTCTCCAGAAGTACGCGGTTCGGGTCGGCGGAGGTCGGAACCACCGGTTCGGTCTGGATGATGGTATTCTGATCAAGGATAACCACGTGGCCGCGTGCGGTTCGGTTCGGGCCGCCGTCGAGCGGGCGCGTCGTGGTGCCCCGCACGGTCTTCGGGTGGAAGTCGAGTGCGACCGGCTCGACCAGGTGAAGCAAGCGCTCGCCGCCGGCGCCGACGTGGTGCTCCTCGACAACATGACGCCGGCCGTGGTGGGACGCGCACACGCGCTCATCGCGGGGCGCGCTGTCGTGGAAGTCTCGGGCGGTATCGGACTCGACAATGTTCGCAAGTACGCGGAGCGCGGTCCTGCGTTGATCTCAGTCGGCGGTCTCACGCACTCGGCGCGGGCCATCGACCTCTCGCTCGAGGTCAAAGGCGCCAGGGCGGGCCGCAAGAAGTGATCGACGAAGCGCTGCTCGAGACCCTGCAGGGTGGTGCGTGGTGCTCCGGTGCGGAGATCGGGACACGCATCGGCGTGTCTCGGACGGCTGTCTGGAAGAAGATCGAGGCGCTTCGGGAACGGGGCTACTCGATCGAGGCGATGGCCGGTCGTGGATACCGCTTGCTCGGAGGACCGGACAGACTGCTGCCGACTGAGGTCCGCCGTCATCTGACGGCGAAGCGACTCGGCATGGACATCGTGCACCGCGAAGAGGTCGATTCGACGAACAGGTTGGCGGGGGAGCTTGCGCGCGGTGGCGCCCCCGAGGGTACCGTGGTGGTCGCCGAGGCGCAGACCGCAGGGCGAGGTCGCCTCGGGCGAGAGTGGACCTCACCCTCGAATCTGAATCTGTATCTGTCTGTGGTGCTCCGTCCGCCCGTCGCGCCGGTGGACGTCACGTCGTTGTCCCTGGTGGCCGCCATCGCGGTCGCCGAGGCGATCCTGTCCACGACCGACTTACGATCCGGGATCAAGTGGCCGAACGACGTCCTTCTCGGCCAGCGAAAAGTCTGCGGGATCTTGACCGAGATGGATGCGGAGTCGGACCGGGTCCGGTTTCTGGTCCTCGGGATCGGGGTAAATTTGAACGCGACCGCCCGGGATTTTCCTCCCGAGCTACGCCGCAAGGCGTCGAGCCTGCGTATTGCCACGCGCCGGCGAATCGACCGGGCCGCGTTCACGGGCGCTCTCTTGAACGAGCTCGAGGTTGTTTACGACCAGTTCGTGGCCGGCGGTTTTCCCGCCGTGCAGAAGGCCTACGAGGCGTATCACTGCCTCCCGGGGCGTCGCGTGCGCGTCGAGGGGGCCGGAAACCCCCGGGGAGTGGTCCGGGGCGTGGCTCCGGACGGGGCGCTCCTGGTCGAGACGGCCGACGGCGTCGTCCGGGTCTCCTCCGGCGAGGTGACGCTCCGCGGCACGTATCGTTCCTAATTCCCTTGCGCGAGATGCGTCCCGTGACTTAGTCTCGGCGCCGCTCGGATGTTGCTCGCGATCGACGTCGGGAACACTCACACGGTACTGGGTTTGTTCGAAGGGGATACGCTGCGCAGACGCTGGCGTATCGTCACAGAACACTCTCGTACGGCGGATGAGTACAGTGTGGTGCTCTGGAATCTCACCCGCATGAGCGGCGTCGAGGCCGGTCAAATCCAGGGGATTATCGTATCCAACGTGGTGCCGCCGCTCCAGTCGGTGGTGGAGGCGATGTGCACCGAGACCTTCGGTCAGAGCCCTCTGGTGGTCGGACCCGGCATCCGCACCGGGATGCCCATCCTCTACGACAACCCCCGTGAGGTCGGCGCCGACCGCATCGTGAACGCGGTGGCCGCCTACGAGCGGAATCACGACGTCTCGATCGTGGTGGACTTCGGCACGGCGACGACCTTCGATGTCGTCTCGAAGCGCGGTGAGTACCTTGGGGGAGTGATCGCTCCGGGCGTCGGGATCTCTCTCGACGCTCTGTTCTCCCGCACGGCCAAGCTCCAGGCAGTGGAACTCGTGCGGCCGCCGAAGGTTATCGGCCGGAATACCGTCAACTCGATCCAATCGGGCGTGTACTTTGGGTACGTCGCGATGGTCGACGGAATGGTTCGGCGGATCCAGGAGGAGTTGGGCGAGCCGGCGACCGTGACCGCGACCGGTGGTTTCGGACAACTGATTGCCTCCGAGTCGGAGACGATCGACGACGTGAACGAATTCTTGACGCTCGAAGGTCTGCGTCTCATCTTCGAGCGGAATCGGTAGGGAACCGGGCATGGCCGCTCTTGACCCTGCACGCATTCGAAACCTCGTGTTGATCGGACACGGTGGCGTTGGGAAGACGACCCTCGGTGAGGCGCTCCTTCTGACAGCCGGCCAAACGAATAGTCGCGGAGTTACGGCGGACCGCACCTCGAACTTCGACACGGAGCCTGAGGAGGAGGCGCGCGGCCACTCCATGTTCTCCGCGTTCCATCACCTCACCTGGAAGGACCAGGCCATCAACATCGTCGACTGCCCGGGCGCGAACGCGTTCGTGCACGACGCGAGTGCCGTGTTGCAGGGCGCGACGACGGCGGTGCTCGTCGTGTCGTCGCACGGGGAAACCCGCGGCGAGGACGAGAAGGTACTGAGCTGGGTGGCCGACGGATCGGTTCCGCGCATCGCTTTCGTCACAGGGATGGATCACGAGCGAGCCGATTTCGAGCGGGCGCGCGAAGCTCTGACCGTCGGGCTCGAACTGAAGCCGGTGGCTCTTCACCTGCCGATCGGCGCCGGAGACGGCTTCGTCGGCATCGTGGACGTTCTCCATCAGAAGGCGCTGCTCGGGCAGGGGGAGAAGGGGCAGTCCAAGCAAGCGCCGATCCCCGACGACCTCGTCGAAGCGGCGGAGAGCGCTCGGGAGCAGTTGGTCGAGGCCGTTGCCGAGGCGGACGACGACCTGCTGGAGAAGTACCTCGAAGAAGGCGAACTGGGTCAAGAGGAGCTCCGCGCCGGCCTCGTTTCCGGCATCGCGTCGGGGGCACTGCTCCCGCTGCTGTGCGGCTCGGGCGAGAAGGCGTTCGGCGTCGGGACCTTTCTCGACTTCATTGCGGAGGACTGTCCCTCGGCTGCGGACCTGCCGCCGGCGCTCGGCGACGATCCGAAGACCGGGGATGAAATCCTCCGAGCGGCCGACCTGAACGAGCCGTTCTCGGCGCAGATCATCCGGACCCTGATCGATCCGTTCGCGGGCAAGCTGTCCGTGATGCGTGTGTTCTCAGGCAAGGTCGCCGCGGACAGCCCGATCTTCAACTCGACGCGCGCGGAAAAGGAGAAGCTCGGCCACCTCTTCCGACTCGAGGGGAAGAAGCAGGTGGCCGTCACGGAGGCGGTTGCGGGAGACCTCGTCGCCGTCGCGAAGCTCAAGGTCGGCAACACCGGCGACACCCTGTGTGATGAGAAGGTGCACACCTACTATCCGCTGCTTCGCAGCTTCGAGCCGGCCATCTCTTTTGCACTCGAGGCGAAGAACAAGGGCGAAGAAGACAAGGTCATGGTTGGCCTCCAGCGACTGCAGGAGGAAGATCCCGCGATCCACCTCGACCGTGATCCGGAGTCGAAGGAGATCATGCTCGGCGCAATGGGCCAGCTGCACGTCGACCTCGTCGTCGAGCGCTTGAAGCGGAAGTTCGGCGCTGAGGTGCTCCTTTCGGCTCCGAAGATCCCGTACCGCGAGACCGTCCGTTCGCGCTCGCAAGCCGAGGGCAGGCTCAAGAAGCAGACCGGAGGACACGGCCAGTTCGCGCTCGCACAACTCGAGATCGAGCCTCTGCCCCGCGGGGCGGGCTTCGAGTTCGTCGATAAGGTCGTGGGCGGCTCGGTGCCGCGGAACTTCATCCCGGCGGTCGAGAAGGGCGTCATCGAGACGATGCGCAAAGGCGCGCTCGGTGGGTACCCGGTCGTCGATGTGCGCGTCACGCTCTACGACGGGAAGCACCACGACGTGGATTCGTCCGAGATGGCCTTCAAGCTGGCCGCGGCGATGGGCTTCAAGGCGGCATTCGAAAAGGCGAAGCCGGTGATTCTGGAGCCCATCATGGCCATTGACGTGAGTGTGCCCGACGAGGCCATGGGCGATGTGCTCGGCGACGTGAATTCGAGGCGCGGCAAGGTGCAGGGCGTCGAGCCCAAAGGGCATGGTCAGGTCATCAAGGCGATGATTCCGATGGCTGAGATCCTGACCTACGCGCCGGATCTGAACTCCATGACCGGCGGCCGGGGTTCGTTCCACGTGGAGTTCTCGCACTACGAAGAACTCCCGTCGCACTTCGCAGAGAAGATCGCGTGGGCTAAAAAGCAATCGGAAGGTTCTTGAGCAATCCGCCGCGGCCGGGCTCGCTTGGCGCGCCGGCGGACCCCATGGCGAAGGACCCCGAGGTCGTCGCAGTGCTCGAAGGGCGGGACACGATCCAATTGGATTCCGAGTTGGTCACCGAGCCGGCTCCCCCCGAACGCAAGGAGTCCGTATTTGGGCGCGTGCGCAAGATGTCGGTACCCGAGCGCCTGAAACTCGCTATGTCGGGGAACAAGGAGGCGCGGCAGGTCCTGGCGCGGGATCCGGTCCGGATGATCCAGACCGGTGTGTTGAAGAATCCGCGGGTCACTCTCGAAGAGGCGCTCGCGATGGCGAAGAACCGAAGCCTACACGGCGACCTGCTTCGGATCATCGCGAACCACCGCGAATGGGTCCGACACTACGCCGTGCGGTTGGCCCTCGTGCAGAATCCGAAGACACCTTTGCAGATCGCGCTCACGTTGCTGAGCGGCATTCGTGAGCGCGACATGCGGCTGCTTGCGCGCTCGAAGAACGTCGCGTCCGTGTTGCAGCAGCAGGCGAAGCGGAACCTGCTGCGGAAAGGCGGGAAGTAGGGCGCGTCAAGGCGTCGGCGTTGCCTCCGTCGATGGCGTCGGCGTGGCGGTGGGGGACCGGAAGGTTCGAATGACACCGGCCGTCGCCGTCTGGGTCTCGAAGTCGATGTCGATGCCCGAGATCGACGCGGTCCAGCCGCGTAGGATGTCCTGCAGCTTGTTGTCCGGGTCGGACAACTGGGCGAACTCGTCGCCCGGTTCGATCCTGCCGCACCGGCCTTCGTTCCTGCGGCAAATCCAGAAGGCCAGGTCGAGAGAGGACGTCGCATCCACCGTGATCCGGAAGTCGAAGTTACCCGCCGAATCGGGGTAGGCCTCACCGGTTGGAAGGCAGCTCGTGAACTCTTCGGGTGGCGCGTCGCTGGGCAGGTCGATGCAGCCGATCGAGAGGATGGACTCGATCGGATCGCGGGTGTCGAAGCTGAGGATGTTTCCGCTCACAGTGAGGACCTGGGGTGCACCCGGCGTGGGTGTCGGGACCGCCTCGCAGTTCAGGCAAATGTCGTCGCCGCCGCACTGAACAATCGCCAGCGCGAGAAGCGCCAGCCCGACTACCTGCCCCAAAATCCGCATCACCTGAAAACTCTAGGGGCGCTTGAGGAAACCGTCAAACGGGTTCCCCGGCCCCGGTAGCGCGGGGCGGAGCGGCTCGTTAGACGACTGTTCGCGTTGGCGGTCCAATCCATCCGCCACTTCAGCAGGAGGAAGACCAAAAATGGCTCGTAAGAAGATCGCCCTGATCGGGGCAGGCAATATCGGCGGAACCATCGCGCACATGGCGGCGCTCAAGCAGCTCGGCGACGTGGTGCTCTACGACGTCGTCGAGGGCATGCCCCAGGGCAAGGCGCTCGATCTCACCGAGTCGGGCCCGATTGATCTGTTCGACGTCGACGTCACGGGA belongs to Candidatus Binatia bacterium and includes:
- a CDS encoding valine--tRNA ligase codes for the protein MSAELSKAYAPNEVEDRWAKKWVKEGFFVADAAAPGDAFSMVIPPPNVTGHLHLGHALNNTIQDVLLRYKKMDGFNTLWVPGTDHASIATQNVVERQLAAQGTDRHTLGREAFLDKTFAWKNEVAPYIISQLQRLGASCDWTRERFTMDEGLSRAVREVFVRLHEEGLVYRGRRLINWCCRCGTALSDIEVEHQDTEGSLWHLRYPLSDGSGHVTVATTRPETMLGDTAVAVHPEDDRYAGLVGKTIRLPILDREIPIIADEYVDKEFGSGAVKITPAHDFNDFDVGSRHDLPQISVIDEQGRMTDEAGPYAGLDRAECRTKIVAAFEADGVLDHEEPHALAASVCYRCREVVEPLLSLQWFVRAKPLAQPAMQAVRDGRTKFYPEHWERTYFAWLENIRDWCVSRQLWWGHRIPAWYCDACGEDSVLVLREEPSACPTCDGELRQDEDVLDTWFSSGLWPFSTLGWPDATPELQKYYPTQVLVTGFDIIFFWVARMMMFGLKFTGEVPFRDVYVHGLVRDEYGDKMSKSKGNVRDPLELLATYGTDALRFTLVAQSAMGRDIRLSLERIDGNRAFANKVWNAARFTHMHLDDYDPAAERLVGGPAERWIRTRLSRAIEEFRAALDGYRFNDAATTIYRFLWNEFCDWYVELAKLSLNGDDADARRAAQQTLVDVLDASLRLMHPLMPFLTEEVWLSLPRVGEPPASVVLTPFPKADDFARDEASEQGVEQLIAVVRALRTLRSELGVKPKQEIEVQVAEVAAGSWGGVESFRSAIGSLARVGSMGQIEGAERPKGAAVAVAGGVEMYVPIAGLVDVAAERERLAKEIQRVEKDLGAVLKKLGNESFIARAPDEIVQKERGKAAELESRRDLLARGLERLAEVQS
- the fusA gene encoding elongation factor G, translating into MAALDPARIRNLVLIGHGGVGKTTLGEALLLTAGQTNSRGVTADRTSNFDTEPEEEARGHSMFSAFHHLTWKDQAINIVDCPGANAFVHDASAVLQGATTAVLVVSSHGETRGEDEKVLSWVADGSVPRIAFVTGMDHERADFERAREALTVGLELKPVALHLPIGAGDGFVGIVDVLHQKALLGQGEKGQSKQAPIPDDLVEAAESAREQLVEAVAEADDDLLEKYLEEGELGQEELRAGLVSGIASGALLPLLCGSGEKAFGVGTFLDFIAEDCPSAADLPPALGDDPKTGDEILRAADLNEPFSAQIIRTLIDPFAGKLSVMRVFSGKVAADSPIFNSTRAEKEKLGHLFRLEGKKQVAVTEAVAGDLVAVAKLKVGNTGDTLCDEKVHTYYPLLRSFEPAISFALEAKNKGEEDKVMVGLQRLQEEDPAIHLDRDPESKEIMLGAMGQLHVDLVVERLKRKFGAEVLLSAPKIPYRETVRSRSQAEGRLKKQTGGHGQFALAQLEIEPLPRGAGFEFVDKVVGGSVPRNFIPAVEKGVIETMRKGALGGYPVVDVRVTLYDGKHHDVDSSEMAFKLAAAMGFKAAFEKAKPVILEPIMAIDVSVPDEAMGDVLGDVNSRRGKVQGVEPKGHGQVIKAMIPMAEILTYAPDLNSMTGGRGSFHVEFSHYEELPSHFAEKIAWAKKQSEGS
- a CDS encoding P-II family nitrogen regulator, which encodes MKKIEAIIKPFKLDEVKEALTKEGVEGMTISEVKGFGRQRGHSELYRGAEYVVDFLPKVKLELLVDDDNVPAIAETIRTAAATGRIGDGKIFILSIDDAVRIRTGERGAHAI
- the nadC gene encoding carboxylating nicotinate-nucleotide diphosphorylase; amino-acid sequence: MSRELGSGVDPFEHPSTGALIAAALAEDVGRGDVTSLVTIPPADAGAARLVAREDCVVAGLPLIERIYGALVGPGVVSVNLRVREGASVKAGRALAELRGPLATILTGERLALNFLQQLCGTATVTSRFVDAVEGTGAEILDTRKTIPGLRLLQKYAVRVGGGRNHRFGLDDGILIKDNHVAACGSVRAAVERARRGAPHGLRVEVECDRLDQVKQALAAGADVVLLDNMTPAVVGRAHALIAGRAVVEVSGGIGLDNVRKYAERGPALISVGGLTHSARAIDLSLEVKGARAGRKK
- a CDS encoding biotin--[acetyl-CoA-carboxylase] ligase, whose translation is MIDEALLETLQGGAWCSGAEIGTRIGVSRTAVWKKIEALRERGYSIEAMAGRGYRLLGGPDRLLPTEVRRHLTAKRLGMDIVHREEVDSTNRLAGELARGGAPEGTVVVAEAQTAGRGRLGREWTSPSNLNLYLSVVLRPPVAPVDVTSLSLVAAIAVAEAILSTTDLRSGIKWPNDVLLGQRKVCGILTEMDAESDRVRFLVLGIGVNLNATARDFPPELRRKASSLRIATRRRIDRAAFTGALLNELEVVYDQFVAGGFPAVQKAYEAYHCLPGRRVRVEGAGNPRGVVRGVAPDGALLVETADGVVRVSSGEVTLRGTYRS
- a CDS encoding type III pantothenate kinase, coding for MLLAIDVGNTHTVLGLFEGDTLRRRWRIVTEHSRTADEYSVVLWNLTRMSGVEAGQIQGIIVSNVVPPLQSVVEAMCTETFGQSPLVVGPGIRTGMPILYDNPREVGADRIVNAVAAYERNHDVSIVVDFGTATTFDVVSKRGEYLGGVIAPGVGISLDALFSRTAKLQAVELVRPPKVIGRNTVNSIQSGVYFGYVAMVDGMVRRIQEELGEPATVTATGGFGQLIASESETIDDVNEFLTLEGLRLIFERNR